The following coding sequences are from one Methanococcoides orientis window:
- a CDS encoding tetrahydromethanopterin S-methyltransferase subunit A translates to MENVACGWPVVKGDCIAGNNDSCIAVITLASSFEPYEEAAMWGSCKTENLGAEKIIINTVSNSNIRYLLICGNESRGHLAGKTLIALHKNGIDENGRIIGSDGAIPFIENVGRDVIERFQKQVSLIERIGLVDIDEICRIVDEYKDKEGPYCEAAFVVESAKKKSRPVMDVTSGDIMVSGNVMLDSASGIVCEVELDQV, encoded by the coding sequence ATAGAAAACGTTGCGTGTGGCTGGCCTGTTGTGAAAGGAGATTGTATCGCCGGAAATAACGATTCCTGTATTGCGGTCATAACTCTTGCAAGCTCATTTGAACCTTATGAAGAAGCTGCCATGTGGGGTAGCTGCAAGACCGAGAACCTTGGTGCAGAGAAGATCATCATAAACACGGTATCAAATTCAAATATCCGGTATCTCCTGATATGTGGCAATGAATCCAGGGGACACCTTGCAGGAAAAACACTTATTGCACTTCACAAGAACGGCATAGATGAGAATGGCCGTATCATCGGGTCGGATGGAGCGATCCCCTTTATTGAGAACGTTGGAAGGGATGTAATTGAACGTTTCCAGAAGCAGGTAAGTCTCATTGAACGCATCGGCCTGGTCGACATTGATGAGATCTGCCGGATCGTTGATGAGTATAAGGACAAAGAAGGTCCGTATTGTGAAGCAGCTTTCGTTGTTGAGAGTGCCAAAAAGAAAAGCAGGCCCGTTATGGATGTCACTTCCGGTGATATTATGGTATCAGGCAATGTAATGCTTGATTCAGCTTCCGGCATTGTCTGTGAAGTAGAGTTAGATCAAGTATGA